The Nitrospirota bacterium genomic interval TTACAAAAAGGACATGTCTTCATTTTCCCTCCTTTCTTATCTTCCAATTAATCCATAACTCAGGATCGGGTCTGTATACTGTAATTACAACTAAAGTCTCCTCGTGAATAGAACACAGTGCATGTACTGGCTGTCCTTGCCCTGTAAATCCAAACAGCAAAAAAGAATGCCCTCTTGGATCCTTTGGATAATCTTCTATAAGTTCACATTTATCATGCATCAAAACTTCTTCTAAATCGGCAATGCTTATATAGTCTGCATCTCCTTCTATTTCAGCATGCAATGTGAGTCTGTAGTTTCCATTTTTAATAAGCTCTTTAACTCGTAAGATTAGCTCCATATAGGAGTTTAACATAAGTTAAAGAATGTCTGCTATTGGCGGATACCGTCTATCGTGTAGTTATTTCCTGCGGTTATCTTCTGCATATTTAGCAGTTCTTTTGTAAATATTTTCTGTCAGGTCCTTTAATTGCCGGCGCAGTTTATCGTCTAAGTTTATATCAAGCGTAACACGCGCGTGCTCTTTCAGAGAAATCGGCTCTAAAGGCTTAAAAACACCATTTTCGTATACTGCATTAATTGTTTTGGGCATATCAGTCAACCTCTATAAAATATATTTTTACTATAACCATCTACCCACCAAAAAGCAAGTTCTTTGAAGTCATAATAGTGGTTGTGCAATACGGAGACTCGGCTATATACAGGCATTGAGATTGTTGAGCGATGCATGAAGAACAGACCCCAATTTTAATTACGACTGAGTTCTTAATGTTATGCAACTGCTGTCTCAATCGTAAATGCCCAATAATAACGGTTGACATTATTAACGTGATGCGATATTATTAAGATTAATGATAAAAAGTTTCGCGTGCGGGAAGACAGAAAGACTTTTCAATCGTGAATTTTCCCGTAAACTTCCGCAGAGTATTCAGCAAATTGCACGGCGAAAACTTGAAATATTAGACGCATCTGAGGCGCTTCAGGATTTGCGTATACCGCTTTCCAATCACCTTGAAAAACTATCAGGTGACAGGAAAGGTCAAAACAGCATCCGTATTAATATTCGCTGGCGTATCTGTTTTGAATGGCGTGATGGGAATGCTTACAACGTAGAAATCGTTGACTATCATTAGGAGGCATATATGACTAAACACAAATTACAGCCGATTCATCCGGGTGAAATTCTTATGGAAGAATTCCTTAAACCTATGGAAATTAGCCAGTATAAGTTGGCAAAGGACATCAGTGTACCGGCAAGGCGCATCAATGAAATAGTCCACGGCAAACGTTCCATCACTCCGGACACTGCATTGAGGTTATCGCGTTATTTTGGTCTTTCAGACCGGTTCTGGATAAATCTGCAGGCGCGGTATGACCTTGAAATAGAAAAGGACAGATTAGTGAACAGACTCAGCAAAGAAGTGCACGTTTACGCCGCCGCTATTTAGCAGGTTATGCATGTAGTGGCGGGAGCTTCCTCCTGACGGCACAGTAATCTTTATAAGATTCCGTGTAATGCGGAGAGCTGAGCAGATAAAGGCATTGAGATTATTGAGTGATGTTTGAAGACCTGACCCCAATTTACTTTATCAACTGGTTTAATTCAAATATCGGCAGGAGCACTGCCAGCACAATAAAGCCGACAATCAATCCCATGAGCAATATGAGAGACGGCTCCAGCAGGCTCACAAACTTCTGGAGTTTCCTGTCAAACTCAGCCTCATAAGACGCCGCCGCTCTTTTTAAGACCTCAGCCAATTGACCGCTTTGCTCGCCGGTTGAGATTATCTGCAGGAATGTCGGCGGAAAGCCTTCAAGGCTCGTTGAAATCTTTGCCCCCTGTGAGACATGATTGCGCGCGGACATTATCCTCTTTTTCAGATGGGCATTACCCACAGCGCCTGCGCTTAACTGCATTGCCTGAAGTATAGGAAGCCCGCCTGAAAGAAGAAACGACATGGTCAATGCAAAACGCGAAATATAAAGGCTCTGCAGTATTCCAAGCGGAGCCTTAAGCAGTAATGCATCTATTTGCTCACTTTTTGTTCTTCTAAGCCTTTTATAAAAAACTGCCGCTCCTGCCGCTAATAAAGCCATCAGCCACCAGAATTTTTGAAATGCCGCACTGACCATTATTAAAACCTGAGTAATAAAAGGCAGAGCCGCCGAAGTTTCTTCAAATATTTTTGTTATCTTCGGTATGACAAATGTAAAAAGAAACGAGAGCACAAAAAAGCTTACAAATATCATGAATACAGGATATACAAGTGCGTTTCTCAATTTATTTTTTATGGACTCCTGCGCCTCAAAAAAGTCTGCTAATTTCGTAAGCACTTCGGCCAGCCTTCCGCTGTTTTCTCCGGCAGAGACCATGCCTGTATAAAATTCGGGGAAAATTAAAGGATATGCCTGCATGGCCCTTGCAAGCGATGCGCCGGCTGACAGCCTTTCTTTTATGTCTATGAGGATATTTTTCCATTCGCCCCTTTGCTCTGAGGCTGAGGCGCCGATTGCCTCTATCACTGGAACGTCTGCGGACAGCAAAGTGCATAGGTTTCTTGTAATTTCAGGAAGCATGGCAGCAGGATTCTTACGCATCATCCCTGAGCGCCATGATTTTTTAAAAGATTCTGCCCTGATAATCTCTTTTGGGAAAAGTCCGGTTGCCCTTACCTTAAGGGCCGCACTCTTAGGGCTGTCTGCCTCCAGAGTCCCTTTAATCTCTGAACCGTCTTCGTTGTATCCGGTGTATTTAAAAAGCGGCATGGTTTAATTAATGAGTTAAGAGTTATCCCGAAGCGTCGGGATAACTTTTAACTTTCTTTCTGCGTTACCCTCAAGACTTCTTCTAATGTCGTAATCCCGTTTAAAACCTTTCCGATGCCGTCATCACGCAATGTCTTAAAACCCTGCCCGATGGCTGAGTCCCTGATGCCCTGAGCATCTCTCCTTTCCACAATCATTAACCGTATCTCCGGGGTAATTTCCAAAAGTTCAAACAGTCCGGTTCTTCCGAGATAACCCTTGCCGAGACATTTATCACAGCCTCTGCCTCTGTGCAAAAACAGTGAGGAGTGAGGGGTGAGGAGTGAGGAGTTAAGAAAATATTCCTTTTCTGCCTCAGATGGTTCATACGCCTCTTTGCAGTGAGGGCAGATTACCCTTACAAGCCTCTGGGCAAGGACTCCTATCAGAGATGATGCGACAAGAAAAGGCTCTATGCCCATATCAATAAGCCTTGTGAGCGCGCCCGGCGCGTCGTTTGTATGCAGGGTGCTTAAGACAAGATGCCCTGTAAGCGAGGCATGCACTGCAATCTCCGCAGTCTCAACATCCCTTATCTCTCCGACCATCATTATATCAGGGTCCTGTCTTAGAATTGCCCTCAGCCCTGATGCAAATGTAAGCCCGATTTTCGGGTTTACGTGAATCTGCCCTATACCCTTAAGCTGATATTCCACCGGGTCTTCCACTGTAATAATATTTCTTTCTTCAGTATTAAGCCTGAGGAGCGCAGAGTAAAGTGTGGTTGTTTTTCCTGAGCCTGTCGGTCCTGTAACAAGTATTATCCCGCTGGTCCGCGATAAAAAATCCCTGAATGTGCTAAGCGTAGCGCCTTCAAGACCGATCATCTCAAGGCTTAAGACGCCCATCTGCCTGTCAAGCAGTCTGAGCACTGCCCTTTCACCCATTGAGGTCGGCACTATTGAGACCCTTATGTCAATATCCTTTCCTCCGACAAGCAGTCTTATCCTTCCGTCCTGAGGGAGGCGCTTTTCCGCTATGTCAAGCCCTGCAAGGATTTTTATCCTTGATATGAATGCGTCCTGAATAATCTTCGGCGGTGTGAGAACCTTCCGTAAAACCCCGTCAACCCTTAATCTGACATCAAGCCCGTTTTCATAAGGCTCTATGTGTATGTCGCTGGCCCTTTCCTTTACAGCCTCCACCAAAAGCGCATTCAGAAGCCTGATAATCGGCGCCTCTTCTGTAAGCTCCATAAGGTCTTTGGGAGACTCAAACTCTGTGGCAATCATTGACAGGTCTTCGCCCTTGATTTCACCCATTACATCGCTGACACTGCTTGTGCGGCTGTAAATGCGGTTAATGGCATCAAGTATCACGCCTTTGGGAGCCTGAACAGGTCTTGGTTTAAGGTTATGCGTCCTTGCCACATCCATGAGCGCCAATACGCCCTGATTGTCGGCAACTGCGGCAAGCAGTTCCCCGCCCTGACTGCGCAAAGGCAAAAAGACATTGCCTTTTACAAATAAAAGCGGAAGGTCTTTAAGCAGTGCAGGCTCTATGTCCTCATCATTTATGTTGTTTATGGTTTCCATAGCAGGAACTGAAAACCCCTCAGATTATCTTCTGTCCAACCCGCTTAAAAACGGATGCAGGGGGCCTCCGTACATATGGGGCATACTGCTGCTTGATGGTTTTTCAGGCTGGGGTTTGGGGGCGCCTTGAGACGGCATATCACCCTGAATTCTGACCTTGTAGTTAGGCTCTGCATACTGAACCTCGGGCATGGATGAAAACTCATTTATGGCATCTTCTACGCTCTGTCCAGGTATTACTTCCCTCCACTCTACAACACAAGGAGGCAAATCACAAAGGAGAGTAACACTATCTTCAGTTTTTTTGTGGACAATCGTTTGTTCAGGTCTTAGCCTCAGATGATAAACATTTATTCCCTTAATAAATTTTATAATTGTTGCAACCTGTTGGCTAATAATCTCCTTTATTCGCTCCTCTGAGATTCCGTCTTTAAATCTGACCAGAAGTTCGCCTTCAATATACAGTTTTTCTTCCATGGAAAAAGCCTTGTGCTTTTCAGTAGTTATTTTTAAGAGCTGTTCTGATTCCTTGACAATATGCGGCGTAAGGAACACAAGGAGGTTTGTCTTTTTCTTTGATATGGTTTTGTATTTAAAGAGCCAGCCTAAAAGCGGGATATCTCCAAGCAGAGGCGCCTTGGCAACGGTTTCTTCATCTTTTTCCTGTATGAGACCTCCGATGACAACTGTCTGCGCATCTTTGACAACAACTGCTGTTTTTGTTGAGCGCTTGGTGGTAGTGGGTCCCACAGTGGTAATTATGCTTTCCGTTCCTTCCTTGACAGATGATATTTCCTGATACATATTGAGTTTCACATAACCGCCTTCTGTTATCTGGGGCGTAATCTTGAGCGTTATGCCGACATCTTTTCTCTCAATAGAGCTCAGCACTGTGTTGGTAGTGGTTATGTCGCGCTCTCTCTTTGAGATAAACGGGACATTTTCTCCGACAACAATCTCTGCCTCTTCATTGTCAGACGTGAGTATCTGGGGTGTTGAAAGGACATTTATGGCGTCCTTAAAATCGCTCAGGCTGAAAAGCGCTGCAAAACCCGGCACGCTAAGAGTAGACGTAGTGGCAGCGCCGGCAGAACTGATTGTAGTTATAGGCACATTAAGGAAATTCCCCATTCCGCCTGCTGTAAATCCTGTAAGCCCGTTAATCACTGACATGAGAGCGCTTGAGTCCATTTTACCGACACCGCCTATGGCAATAGGCTCACCTTCATGCCTTGCCATTGCCCTCCACCTTGTCCCGAGTTCTTTAAGCCTGTCTATGGACGCCTCAATAATCATTGCCTCAACAAAGACCTGCCGTCTTCTCTTATCAAGGGATTTTATTACCTCAATAATGTTCTGATAGTCGCTTTGAGATGCAACGATAATCAGGGAATTCGTCGCCTTGTCAGCCGTGATGCTGATGCCGCCTATTGCCTCAAAAAGCGCAGAGCCTCCCTTTGATGACTGAGCTGATTTCAGTATGCCTTCCAGTACCTTTGAAAGCTCAGTGGCGTCCGCATTTTCAAGCGGATATACATTTATCTTTACGGATTTTTCCTTCACCTGAGGCTGGTCAATATTCTTAAGGATAGCGAGGATTTTCTCTATGTTAAGGGCAGAATCAACAATAAGGATATAATTGCCGGGTCCGAATGAAGATATATGCCCGTCCCTTGAGACCATGGGCTGGATAAACCTCACAGCATCCTCTGCCTTGATGTATTCAACAGGCAGAAGCCTTGTTATGTAGGCCTCATTGACAGGGGCTTTTTCATCTTTATAAAGCCCCCCTGATTGTTTTGCCGCAGAGACAGGGATAATCTTGTAAGCCTTGGTCCCTGAAGGCACAACGGTAAAGCCCTTCAGCTCAAGTATTGACGTAAAGAGCATAAAGGATTCCTCAACCGTAAGCTTTGTGGGGGCGATGATTGTAACCTTGCCCTTAATCCTCTCATCAAAGATGAAATTTTTGTCTGTAATATCGCTGATGAATTTAATTACCGCGGGTATTTCAACCTCAACAAAATTAAAGGTGATTTTCTGCTGGTCGGTTGTTTTAGTTTCTGCATAAACAGCAGTGAACAGTGAACAGTGAACAGTGAATAAAAAAATGATAACTGAAAAACAAGAAATAAGAAATTTTTTAACTGATAACTGATAACTGATAACTGATAACTGTTTCATTTTCATTTCACCTGATAAGTCATTGTCATCCTGCTGCCGTTTCTTATTACATCAAGGTTGACCCTGTCCATTCCTTTTAAAGCAGACATGGCCTGCATTGCAGCGTCCGGGCTTGATATTTCAAGCCTGTTTACCCTCAGCAAGACATCGCCGTTTCTAAGACCGAGGCTGTCATACATACCGCCTGTCTTTACCTCTGAAAGCGTAAATCCCTCCTGTCTGCCGTCATGCAGGTTCGGCAGGAGCCTTGCATCAGTAAGTATCTGTTCAGGGGTGTTTAACGCCTCCTGAATTCTCTTCTGGTCCAGTATATATTCTTTTTCTCCGACCTTCTGTGCAAATACGCCGGGAGCCTTTGATTCCATCTCGGTTATTCGTATCTCGGTAACGGGTATTTTGTAGGTATTTGCGCCCTGTTTTAATTCAACCCAGCCTTTTTCTATCCTTGACAAGATACCATAATTATAGACATTCTTTCCATAAGCAAAGACCTCCTGTCCCGCAGAGCGGGACTGTGACTTGTCCTCAAATATTGCATAGCTCAGGTTTTTAGGACCTGCAACCGTGCCGACAAGGATTAAACTTGCCGGCGAACCTGCGCCTTTTGCTTCATATCCTGAAGTCAGCGGAATGAGCTTCATGGGACTGCCGAACGGATTTTTCTCAAGAATGCCTGCGTAATTCATAATGTCTTTCGTCCTTAATACAGGAGCCGTTTTAATCTTATCCCCCATGAATGCTGTTTGGGGATTTTTCTTTAAAAAAACACTGATGATGATGTCCCGCGTAAGCCATAAGCCTGAAAAGAATATGGATACGGCAAGAAGGATATTGACAATGCGGAGCGCCTTTTGCCATGGGAAAGCCGATGATTTAAAAGGGAGTTCAAACACAGTTTAGATTAAACCTTTAGTGTTTCCCTGTCAATACGGTATGTTTAGCAAATACGAATATATAATTTATCCCACTACAATCCCGGAAGAACATTGACTAATAACATTCTGTGAAAGCTGTGAACCGCCGATATGAAGGGCATTCGTATCTGTGTAGATATTAATGCCTATGTGACGTAGATCTAAATTAACAATTGCAGAATCCACATTAATCAACAGATCTATTAAAAGATTATCTCTAAATTTAACAAAAACAGAATTTGGGGCTGTTTTTAAAGTAATTTCTCCTTTGTAAACTATATTGTCTATAATTTGTATTTCAGCAGTTGCAGGCGGGCTTGAAATGTTGAATGTAAGACTTATTTTATCACCATCTATCTTATATGAAAAGAGTGGAACCCCGGCGATTGTTATTGCACTATCACAATTTTCAATGGCATTAGTCCCGAGGATAACACGAGTCATGCGGCAACCTTTATGTCGTAAATATTATATTGTGGCGGGCTGGTTATTATGGGTTTCCCTTCAGTACTGCCTGGTGCTGGTAATGAGAATTGAATTTCCCCTTTCATGATGTGAACCCTATGTGTTATCGGGAAGAGGTGTGAATAGTGGGCTGCTGTAGCCTCTGGTGAATGGAATATAAAAATACAACGATGCCCTGTCATTTCCTTAATCTGTTTTCTGATAGGACTCATTTTAGTCAAGAAGTTAATTTGCTCTAAAGCAGGAATAGAAAACACATCAATAGTTGATTCACGCCCATCGAAATCTGCCATAGTAGTTTTTTTATCAGCCCACCGAAGTGGATAACTATAATTAATAGTTTTTTCCATAAGTCGTAATACTTCTGCGCGCACTTCAGGTGTCATTCAATTATCCCCTTGTTATCTAAAAATAATGAGATAAAATCTGAAGCCAGTTTAAATGAATCACCGGCCTCCTCTTTCACGACTTTATCAACATAATAATCTGCTTTAATTCTACGGGAATATAATATTTCAAATTTTGACATTTGGTCTGGTCCGATAAGTTTATATTCATCACATAAAAGTTCAGGGAATAAGTCATGACGCCAATAAATACCGCCTTTTTTTGCCTCATGCAAAGGCTGAATACCTATCTTTGATAAATGATGCCATGCTGCAAGATACGCCGCATAATACGAGCGTGAGACAGAAGAGTCGTAAAACTCCTTCTCTTCCAATAATTGCGCGGCTTTAATGTTGTCGCGGGATTTGTCTTTCATACTGTTCGTTCTATTTTTAATTCGTCTAATTGTTGTTTAATCAATTTATCATATAAAAAATTCTCTGTCAAATATAGGGCTACCTGCCAAAAAAATTTTCTAACTGAATTTCAACAAATGCTTTATAATATTTCTCATGGCTAAAACCAAAAAGTGCGAACACTGCGGCAAGGATATAAATGTCAGTTATAAGGTCTGCCCTCTGTGCGGCGGACATCAGGGCGAAACCACTGCGCCTGCCCCGCCGGTATGTCCCCGGTGCAAAGCGCCCCTAACAACAAGCGTCATCAATGATGAAGAGTACAATGTCTGCCCTTCATGCAGCGGCATGTGGCTTGACAGGGTAAAATTTCACCGCGCCACCACAGAGTATGATGTTTTCAAAAAAACAGATTTTAAGGATGAATATAAAAAAGAACCCCTCAGAGAGTCTGTTGAATATATCCCGTGCGTCAGGTGCGGGAAGCTGATGAACAGAAAAAATTTCAACAGAATCTCCGGCGTGATGATAGATGAATGCGGAAGGCACGGGGTGTGGCTTGACAGCGGAGAGTTTGAGAGGATAAGGCATTTTATCGCCGACGGCGGGCTTCAGCGGTCGCAGGATAAGGAAATTGAGACAAACCGGCTCAAGATTGAAGAGGTCGCAATGGAACAGCAGGACACCGCATTTCTGCTTAAAATCCTGCATTTCTGGAAGTTTAAGAGATGGATATTCAGCTAAAATAAAGTTGAAATGCAAGCAGGCATAGGTGTCTGAAAAAGCTTTAGTGCAACACCGTTGCAAACACAAAGTTAATATATTTTCATAT includes:
- a CDS encoding DUF4258 domain-containing protein, which codes for MLNSYMELILRVKELIKNGNYRLTLHAEIEGDADYISIADLEEVLMHDKCELIEDYPKDPRGHSFLLFGFTGQGQPVHALCSIHEETLVVITVYRPDPELWINWKIRKEGK
- a CDS encoding antitoxin family protein; protein product: MPKTINAVYENGVFKPLEPISLKEHARVTLDINLDDKLRRQLKDLTENIYKRTAKYAEDNRRK
- a CDS encoding type II toxin-antitoxin system RelE/ParE family toxin, which encodes MIKSFACGKTERLFNREFSRKLPQSIQQIARRKLEILDASEALQDLRIPLSNHLEKLSGDRKGQNSIRINIRWRICFEWRDGNAYNVEIVDYH
- a CDS encoding HigA family addiction module antidote protein gives rise to the protein MTKHKLQPIHPGEILMEEFLKPMEISQYKLAKDISVPARRINEIVHGKRSITPDTALRLSRYFGLSDRFWINLQARYDLEIEKDRLVNRLSKEVHVYAAAI
- a CDS encoding type II secretion system F family protein, with the protein product MPLFKYTGYNEDGSEIKGTLEADSPKSAALKVRATGLFPKEIIRAESFKKSWRSGMMRKNPAAMLPEITRNLCTLLSADVPVIEAIGASASEQRGEWKNILIDIKERLSAGASLARAMQAYPLIFPEFYTGMVSAGENSGRLAEVLTKLADFFEAQESIKNKLRNALVYPVFMIFVSFFVLSFLFTFVIPKITKIFEETSAALPFITQVLIMVSAAFQKFWWLMALLAAGAAVFYKRLRRTKSEQIDALLLKAPLGILQSLYISRFALTMSFLLSGGLPILQAMQLSAGAVGNAHLKKRIMSARNHVSQGAKISTSLEGFPPTFLQIISTGEQSGQLAEVLKRAAASYEAEFDRKLQKFVSLLEPSLILLMGLIVGFIVLAVLLPIFELNQLIK
- the gspE gene encoding type II secretion system ATPase GspE, whose product is METINNINDEDIEPALLKDLPLLFVKGNVFLPLRSQGGELLAAVADNQGVLALMDVARTHNLKPRPVQAPKGVILDAINRIYSRTSSVSDVMGEIKGEDLSMIATEFESPKDLMELTEEAPIIRLLNALLVEAVKERASDIHIEPYENGLDVRLRVDGVLRKVLTPPKIIQDAFISRIKILAGLDIAEKRLPQDGRIRLLVGGKDIDIRVSIVPTSMGERAVLRLLDRQMGVLSLEMIGLEGATLSTFRDFLSRTSGIILVTGPTGSGKTTTLYSALLRLNTEERNIITVEDPVEYQLKGIGQIHVNPKIGLTFASGLRAILRQDPDIMMVGEIRDVETAEIAVHASLTGHLVLSTLHTNDAPGALTRLIDMGIEPFLVASSLIGVLAQRLVRVICPHCKEAYEPSEAEKEYFLNSSLLTPHSSLFLHRGRGCDKCLGKGYLGRTGLFELLEITPEIRLMIVERRDAQGIRDSAIGQGFKTLRDDGIGKVLNGITTLEEVLRVTQKES
- a CDS encoding HEPN domain-containing protein yields the protein MKDKSRDNIKAAQLLEEKEFYDSSVSRSYYAAYLAAWHHLSKIGIQPLHEAKKGGIYWRHDLFPELLCDEYKLIGPDQMSKFEILYSRRIKADYYVDKVVKEEAGDSFKLASDFISLFLDNKGIIE
- a CDS encoding zf-TFIIB domain-containing protein, which produces MAKTKKCEHCGKDINVSYKVCPLCGGHQGETTAPAPPVCPRCKAPLTTSVINDEEYNVCPSCSGMWLDRVKFHRATTEYDVFKKTDFKDEYKKEPLRESVEYIPCVRCGKLMNRKNFNRISGVMIDECGRHGVWLDSGEFERIRHFIADGGLQRSQDKEIETNRLKIEEVAMEQQDTAFLLKILHFWKFKRWIFS